The nucleotide window CATTATATCGTGGTTAACATGTTCTGCATCCTCAAATTCAATAGAAATCTCCATTGCTTCTCCTGCAGTTGGCATTGAAGTCCAAACTGAAACTTTTGTGCCATCTGATAACATTCCGGTAGCAGATGCAGCACCTTCCATGTGCATCATTTCACCGTTGTCATCATGATCTTCTTTTTCAGCTTCTACTTCTTGTACTATGATCAAACCTTTCATCCAAGGATGTACCATACAGAAATAAGGAACTTCACCTACTACTGTTGGAGTCCATTCAAATGAATTGGCTGCCATCAATAAACCAGTATCGAATTCGCCACTTGGT belongs to Nitrosopumilus sp. and includes:
- a CDS encoding PEFG-CTERM domain-containing protein; its protein translation is MKTKAISSFFVLFAIAAGIVAMTPAAFADHSEVTIVPALGSGAPGCETSPDGCYIPSTATVDVGGKVIMSNTDTAAHTYTAGTPDGGPSGEFDTGLLMAANSFEWTPTVVGEVPYFCMVHPWMKGLIIVQEVEAEKEDHDDNGEMMHMEGAASATGMLSDGTKVSVWTSMPTAGEAMEISIEFEDAEHVNHDIM